Proteins from one Mesotoga infera genomic window:
- a CDS encoding PhzF family phenazine biosynthesis protein, producing MAAIYQVDSFTKLPFSGNPAGVYISDVEQDYETCIKIAREMNLSETAFPVRTTDDNHYRLRWFTPTTEVPMCGHATLATSWVHFTELGIDGDIYYETLSGQLKVSRIGDDLKMDFPSELPFRIDLDQSIGEALDCNGMAYYSTGTRKLLFEISDRKKLEGLHPDFSKMEKLSVGVPLRGLIVTCKGDGEFDFFSRYFAPWVGINEDPVTGSAHTVLGPFWSERLGKDKLRAYQASQRGGEIRLEILDGNRISIIGNAVTVIRGQMLV from the coding sequence ATGGCCGCAATATACCAGGTGGATTCCTTCACAAAACTCCCTTTCAGTGGCAATCCCGCGGGAGTTTACATTAGCGACGTGGAACAAGATTACGAAACCTGCATCAAAATCGCCAGAGAGATGAACCTCTCCGAGACAGCCTTCCCCGTGAGAACAACCGATGATAATCACTACAGGTTAAGATGGTTCACCCCGACAACCGAAGTCCCGATGTGCGGACACGCAACTCTGGCAACGTCATGGGTACATTTCACCGAGCTCGGTATCGACGGAGATATATATTACGAAACTCTGAGCGGGCAGCTGAAAGTATCTCGAATTGGAGACGACCTGAAGATGGACTTTCCGTCAGAGCTTCCGTTCAGAATCGACTTAGACCAATCGATAGGAGAGGCTCTCGATTGTAACGGAATGGCATATTACTCAACCGGCACCCGGAAACTTCTTTTCGAAATATCCGACCGCAAAAAACTTGAAGGACTGCACCCGGATTTCTCAAAGATGGAGAAACTGTCAGTCGGTGTTCCTCTGAGGGGTTTGATCGTCACCTGTAAAGGCGACGGGGAGTTCGACTTCTTCTCCAGATACTTCGCTCCCTGGGTAGGAATAAACGAAGATCCCGTGACTGGCTCGGCTCACACAGTTTTGGGGCCTTTCTGGTCGGAGAGACTCGGCAAAGACAAACTCCGGGCTTACCAGGCTTCGCAAAGGGGCGGCGAAATAAGGCTTGAGATTCTTGACGGCAACAGGATATCCATAATCGGAAATGCCGTAACCGTTATCAGGGGGCAGATGCTTGTCTAA
- a CDS encoding FeoA family protein, with translation MVVPLSRMCEGEKGKISRLELPVEVRERLCGLGFVSGEEVELVKIAPFGDPKVFRIKGTNVTLRNDIAMWILVETSSIPLSSARPGEYVVSLINGGWGLRERMRQCSIQEGTTIRVLENSTRKIEVEVHGKILSLSRGQAFRVIIRER, from the coding sequence ATGGTAGTCCCGCTGTCAAGGATGTGTGAAGGAGAAAAGGGAAAGATAAGCAGGCTGGAGCTTCCGGTAGAAGTGAGGGAGAGGCTCTGTGGTCTGGGTTTTGTGAGTGGAGAGGAAGTAGAACTGGTGAAGATAGCTCCTTTTGGCGATCCCAAAGTTTTCAGAATAAAGGGGACCAACGTGACGCTGAGGAACGATATAGCCATGTGGATCCTGGTGGAAACATCGTCCATACCTCTGTCAAGCGCGCGGCCGGGGGAGTACGTAGTGAGTCTCATCAACGGTGGCTGGGGATTGAGAGAGAGGATGAGACAGTGTTCGATCCAGGAAGGAACGACTATCAGGGTTTTGGAAAACTCTACCAGAAAGATAGAAGTCGAGGTTCATGGAAAGATCCTGTCCCTCTCGAGAGGACAGGCCTTCAGAGTGATAATCAGGGAGAGATAA
- the feoB gene encoding ferrous iron transport protein B, translating to MQPKSSADLKKTTVALLGNPNVGKTSIFNCLTGSKQIVANWPGVTVEKRVGSLKHGDIALDIVDLPGTYTLGSRSIDEKIARDFLIDERPNVVVVIGDAINLERSLYLLLQVLELRGDVVLVVNAVDEARKAGLEIDKNELGKQLGIPVVMTSAATGEGIEELKETLVKSVRSSSHIHYLFSEEIEQRIEALAGRFRLVPALSEFDSRWLAIKSLEHDSEVEKLTGFKVEKDFSSELAETRYRYIKRVLSTSVKGKEKHGWDLSEAIDHVITHRVLGIFVFLSVIYIVFQLTFTVSGPLSLLIESGLETLGSSLGNLIGPAWLRSLVVDGIIGGIGAILVFVPNIFILFMALGVLEESGYLPRAAFVIDRLMYSMKLSGRSFISMLLGFGCNVSSIMSTRSISEPKERIVTILVSPFISCSARLPVFLLIAGTFFGAKGGVVVFFLYLLSIIVTVISALIINRLLFKGEPSTMIMELPRYRKPRVSSIILYTWNKGRHFLEKAGTIILGASIVIWILSFFPSEGSQSYAAMIGRTLEPLFVPLGFSWEMISSLVFGVAAKEVIVSSLTTFYGNYALMGSAMEVMRAAISPVTAFSFLVFVLLYVPCLPTLAVTKNETGSYRYVFFSVIYSLAVAYSLALVVRMIGGLL from the coding sequence ATGCAGCCAAAAAGCTCAGCAGATCTCAAAAAAACGACTGTAGCATTACTGGGAAATCCAAACGTAGGCAAAACGAGTATATTCAATTGTCTTACCGGTTCAAAACAGATTGTTGCCAACTGGCCGGGCGTAACTGTGGAAAAACGTGTCGGTTCTCTCAAACACGGCGATATAGCACTCGATATAGTCGATCTACCGGGTACATATACGCTGGGGTCCAGGAGTATCGACGAAAAGATTGCGAGAGATTTTCTGATCGATGAACGTCCGAACGTTGTTGTTGTGATAGGTGATGCGATCAATCTTGAAAGGAGCCTTTATCTCCTTCTGCAGGTTCTTGAACTCAGGGGAGACGTGGTGCTTGTTGTTAACGCCGTTGACGAAGCCAGAAAGGCCGGTCTGGAGATAGACAAAAACGAACTCGGCAAACAGCTGGGAATACCTGTGGTAATGACTTCGGCAGCTACCGGTGAAGGTATAGAAGAATTGAAAGAAACTCTGGTCAAAAGTGTACGTTCTTCTAGCCACATCCATTACCTATTCTCAGAAGAGATAGAGCAAAGGATCGAAGCCCTTGCCGGCAGATTCAGACTAGTACCAGCCCTTTCGGAATTCGATAGCAGATGGCTGGCTATAAAGTCTCTTGAACACGATAGTGAAGTAGAGAAGCTCACGGGTTTCAAAGTCGAAAAGGATTTTTCGAGCGAACTCGCCGAAACAAGATACCGGTATATAAAAAGAGTTCTCTCAACATCCGTAAAGGGAAAAGAAAAACACGGATGGGATCTTTCCGAGGCCATCGATCACGTCATTACCCACAGGGTTCTGGGCATTTTCGTGTTTTTGTCCGTTATTTATATCGTCTTTCAATTGACCTTTACGGTCTCGGGCCCCTTATCACTCCTCATAGAAAGCGGTCTTGAAACTCTTGGAAGCTCTCTGGGAAATTTGATAGGTCCCGCATGGTTGCGTTCTCTGGTTGTGGATGGAATCATAGGCGGTATAGGTGCCATACTCGTCTTCGTCCCAAATATTTTCATACTCTTCATGGCTTTGGGGGTTCTAGAAGAGTCGGGTTATCTTCCAAGGGCCGCATTTGTCATAGACAGGCTTATGTACTCAATGAAACTCAGCGGTAGATCCTTCATATCCATGCTTCTCGGTTTTGGATGTAACGTATCTTCTATAATGTCAACCAGGTCTATCTCCGAGCCTAAGGAAAGAATAGTAACGATACTTGTCTCACCGTTCATCTCCTGCAGTGCCCGGTTGCCTGTTTTCCTACTCATAGCCGGAACCTTCTTTGGCGCCAAGGGCGGCGTAGTTGTATTTTTCCTGTACCTTTTAAGCATCATCGTTACTGTTATCTCGGCTCTCATAATCAATCGACTCCTCTTTAAAGGAGAACCCTCTACGATGATCATGGAACTGCCCAGGTACAGAAAACCCAGGGTTAGTTCCATAATTCTCTATACATGGAACAAGGGGAGACACTTCCTTGAAAAGGCCGGTACGATCATATTGGGAGCCTCTATCGTGATCTGGATACTGAGTTTCTTCCCTTCCGAAGGTTCTCAGAGTTACGCCGCGATGATCGGTCGAACTCTGGAGCCGTTGTTTGTCCCTCTGGGCTTTTCCTGGGAGATGATTTCTAGTCTCGTCTTCGGAGTGGCGGCGAAAGAAGTAATAGTCTCTTCTTTGACAACGTTCTATGGCAACTATGCGTTGATGGGTTCCGCGATGGAAGTGATGAGAGCGGCGATCTCACCAGTGACGGCTTTCTCATTTCTTGTCTTCGTTCTTTTGTATGTACCCTGTCTGCCGACTCTGGCGGTAACAAAGAACGAGACGGGAAGCTACAGGTACGTCTTCTTCTCCGTAATTTACAGTCTCGCCGTAGCTTATTCGCTTGCACTGGTGGTCAGAATGATCGGGGGACTTTTATGA
- a CDS encoding response regulator — protein sequence MALVYVVDDELNVRRIIKQTMENEGNEVSGFVTAEEALEAIEKRQPDLIFMDLTLPSMDGVQFLKELEDRAYSIPVVVVSAITSPESIRAVFKLGIVDFLTKPFTPQELRQAAELSLKNEESLQKRARDIRRLIEEKEFRKANSLLRELFADFPSSPYPHFLYALLIKSSNPRVAAKHLRAALSLDEEFKEASSELRKLEE from the coding sequence ATGGCGCTCGTTTACGTGGTCGACGACGAGCTGAATGTGAGACGTATCATCAAGCAGACCATGGAGAACGAAGGCAACGAAGTCAGTGGGTTTGTCACAGCCGAAGAAGCGCTAGAGGCCATTGAAAAGAGACAACCGGATTTGATTTTCATGGACCTAACACTACCTTCGATGGATGGGGTACAGTTCCTTAAAGAATTGGAAGATAGAGCTTATTCAATTCCAGTAGTAGTTGTTTCAGCAATCACTTCTCCCGAATCTATCAGGGCCGTCTTCAAGCTGGGCATAGTGGACTTTCTGACCAAACCCTTCACTCCTCAAGAGCTGAGACAGGCCGCCGAACTATCGTTAAAAAACGAAGAAAGTCTTCAAAAAAGGGCAAGAGATATTAGAAGACTGATAGAGGAAAAAGAGTTCAGGAAGGCCAATTCTCTGCTGCGTGAGCTTTTCGCCGATTTTCCAAGTTCGCCCTATCCACACTTCCTTTATGCTCTCCTGATAAAGAGCTCTAACCCGAGAGTGGCCGCAAAACATTTGCGGGCCGCACTTTCTCTTGACGAGGAGTTCAAAGAGGCATCGTCAGAGTTGAGAAAACTGGAGGAATAA
- a CDS encoding potassium channel family protein → MPFMKGAIRKDEYYVVIFGCGRLGSRMANWLSTMGCSVVVVDRSEESFQALSFEFTGFTVLGDATELDTLKEAKVDKADVVLVLTPDDNTNLMVAMSAKEYFKVARVVARVYDPNNIEMFSDFGIEVICPTLLAVENIKNVLYFIGGDER, encoded by the coding sequence ATGCCGTTCATGAAAGGCGCAATCAGGAAAGACGAGTATTATGTCGTCATATTTGGTTGTGGTAGGCTCGGTTCAAGAATGGCCAACTGGCTTTCAACCATGGGATGCAGTGTCGTGGTTGTTGACAGAAGCGAGGAGTCTTTTCAGGCATTATCCTTTGAATTCACCGGGTTCACCGTTCTCGGAGATGCTACCGAACTCGACACTTTGAAGGAAGCTAAAGTAGATAAGGCAGATGTCGTACTGGTTTTGACACCCGACGACAACACGAATCTTATGGTAGCGATGTCGGCGAAAGAGTATTTCAAAGTTGCACGCGTTGTTGCCAGAGTCTACGATCCGAACAACATAGAGATGTTTTCTGATTTCGGAATAGAGGTCATCTGTCCCACTCTGCTCGCGGTGGAAAACATAAAAAACGTTCTCTACTTCATCGGTGGTGACGAGAGGTGA
- a CDS encoding potassium channel family protein, which translates to MKIVLIGGEKIAYHLARRFLSKGYQVMVVNKNEKFCEEIAKKLRALVIRGDGSRRYVLEQLELDRTDLFVALTPNDQDNLVACLTAARVYGIERPVALVNDPDNKATFQMMGIKNVVSPTEILGSALEDSLFREQITNLLPSSEKISILRIEMTDKSPATGQAVKNLPLPKESVIGAIIRENEVIIPRGDNVIKGGDILLVLSNPKVQSSVFEVLLGEV; encoded by the coding sequence GTGAAGATAGTTCTAATAGGTGGCGAAAAGATAGCCTATCACCTCGCTAGAAGGTTTCTGAGCAAGGGTTACCAGGTTATGGTCGTAAATAAAAACGAAAAGTTCTGCGAAGAAATAGCCAAAAAACTCCGTGCGCTGGTTATAAGAGGCGATGGAAGCCGTAGATACGTTCTTGAACAGCTGGAGCTCGATAGAACAGATCTCTTCGTTGCGTTGACTCCCAACGATCAGGACAACCTAGTAGCTTGCTTGACGGCGGCGAGGGTATACGGTATAGAGAGACCTGTAGCACTTGTGAACGATCCCGACAATAAAGCGACTTTTCAGATGATGGGAATCAAGAACGTTGTGAGTCCCACGGAGATACTGGGATCGGCGCTCGAAGACAGTCTTTTCAGGGAGCAAATCACCAATCTTCTGCCGTCGTCGGAAAAAATTTCCATCTTGAGGATTGAAATGACCGATAAGTCTCCGGCAACAGGTCAGGCCGTTAAAAATCTCCCTCTTCCGAAAGAGAGCGTGATCGGTGCGATTATAAGAGAGAACGAAGTTATAATTCCTAGGGGGGACAACGTCATAAAAGGAGGCGACATCCTCCTGGTTCTCAGTAATCCAAAGGTTCAGTCATCGGTTTTCGAAGTGCTTCTAGGAGAAGTATAA
- a CDS encoding TrkH family potassium uptake protein, with the protein MYRNLLKQRYRLVFGYIGNLFVFFPLVMMLPVLYCIWYPSVFVDSLPFLEAAVICFAFGILFKLIMKVKPGAPITVQEGAIIVFFAWVFGIIFSALPFIFGGYLNFTQAIFESTSGLTTTGLTMVNVLAIPDTYLLWRSILQFLGGAGFAIIMMSAILGPGGLGLYKAEGRMDNLVPNIKSSTRTIAVIYTSYAVAGILMYRIAGMNWFDAINHSLTALATGGFSTRLGSIGEFNSLPVEIVTIVLMLLGATGFGIHYTLWRRNFRAFWKNGEPKLMFLIIAFFTPLIMAGTMKYFYESIGTQFRHALFQSVSALTGTGFSTVDFIPWNQMGLYLLTILMIFGGNLDSTSGGLKQYRLFALWKLLWMEIKMYFLPKNALLKEEIWKGETKRYLNHSLVKEILLVFSLYFITYAVGVGITASYGHSLAFSAFEFASALSTVGLSVGITLPSSPVGLIWTETIGMFLGRLEFLVVIYAITKLLRDGKVMLAKRRND; encoded by the coding sequence ATGTACCGCAATCTTTTGAAGCAGCGCTACAGACTGGTTTTTGGCTACATAGGGAATCTCTTCGTCTTCTTCCCTCTGGTAATGATGCTTCCTGTGCTTTACTGTATCTGGTATCCTTCGGTATTTGTGGATAGTCTGCCATTTCTCGAAGCGGCGGTGATCTGCTTCGCTTTTGGCATACTGTTCAAGCTCATCATGAAGGTCAAGCCTGGAGCACCTATCACGGTTCAGGAAGGTGCCATCATAGTGTTTTTTGCGTGGGTATTTGGAATAATCTTTTCAGCTCTTCCCTTCATCTTTGGCGGTTATCTTAACTTCACACAGGCGATTTTCGAGTCCACAAGCGGATTGACAACTACCGGACTTACCATGGTAAACGTGCTCGCGATACCCGACACTTACCTTTTGTGGCGAAGCATATTGCAGTTCCTCGGAGGAGCAGGGTTTGCGATAATAATGATGTCCGCGATACTAGGACCGGGAGGGCTCGGCCTTTACAAGGCCGAAGGACGCATGGATAATCTGGTGCCCAACATAAAAAGTTCAACAAGAACGATTGCGGTTATCTACACTTCATACGCGGTGGCCGGTATTTTAATGTACAGAATAGCCGGTATGAACTGGTTCGATGCTATAAACCACTCTTTGACAGCCCTGGCCACAGGTGGTTTTTCGACCAGACTGGGCTCTATCGGCGAGTTCAACAGTCTGCCCGTAGAGATCGTGACCATTGTTCTTATGCTGCTTGGCGCTACCGGTTTCGGTATTCACTATACGCTCTGGAGAAGAAACTTCAGAGCCTTCTGGAAAAATGGAGAGCCAAAACTGATGTTTCTGATAATAGCTTTTTTCACTCCATTGATAATGGCCGGAACGATGAAATACTTCTATGAGTCGATAGGAACTCAGTTCAGGCACGCTCTTTTCCAGTCAGTCTCGGCGTTAACAGGTACGGGCTTCTCCACCGTTGACTTCATACCATGGAATCAAATGGGGCTCTACCTATTAACAATTCTAATGATATTCGGCGGTAATCTCGATTCCACGTCAGGAGGACTGAAACAGTACAGGCTCTTCGCTCTTTGGAAACTTCTCTGGATGGAGATAAAGATGTATTTTCTGCCGAAGAACGCTTTGCTTAAAGAAGAGATCTGGAAGGGCGAGACCAAAAGATATTTGAATCATTCACTGGTGAAAGAGATTCTGTTGGTTTTCTCGCTTTACTTTATAACGTACGCCGTTGGAGTTGGTATCACGGCTTCTTACGGTCATTCGCTGGCATTCTCCGCCTTTGAGTTCGCCTCCGCACTCAGCACGGTCGGACTTTCGGTGGGAATTACCCTTCCCTCTTCACCCGTAGGTTTGATCTGGACGGAGACAATCGGTATGTTTCTAGGAAGACTTGAGTTTCTTGTCGTGATATATGCTATAACTAAATTACTGAGAGACGGAAAAGTAATGCTGGCTAAACGGAGGAATGATTGA
- the hisS gene encoding histidine--tRNA ligase, translated as MINRIKGTQDIAFEDIEYWQYIEQAVRNITFRYAYNEIRTPIFEATELFKRSVGESTDVVQKEMYTFDDKGGRSITLRPEGTASVARAFIENSFINLGSPVKLFYMGPMFRYEKPQAGRLRQFHQFGAEILGSASAMADFEIIELACEFLKEVKINKTKLFINSIGCPSCRARYKEALREYFRDKVDGMCEDCRRRFDSNVLRLLDCKIDREQSENAPNILEYLDEECRKHFEDLKWYLEKSGIDYEIDPHLVRGLDYYSRTAFEIRSPSLGSQDQIVGGGRYDGLVEVIGGKSCPAVGFATGIERIVMLLKAEKVNIQTDRNSEVAILAVGREGSLRGFEYARRLRKAGISTYVDVMERNMRNQMKHAARIGAKISVIIGDEELEKDLVTVKIMLDGSQYQVDGDYMVDYIIDKLRDI; from the coding sequence ATGATTAACAGAATCAAGGGAACCCAGGACATTGCTTTCGAAGATATCGAATACTGGCAGTACATAGAGCAGGCTGTCCGAAACATAACCTTCAGGTACGCCTACAACGAGATACGCACGCCGATATTCGAAGCAACCGAGCTGTTCAAAAGAAGCGTTGGAGAATCGACCGATGTCGTTCAGAAGGAGATGTACACTTTCGATGATAAAGGCGGAAGGTCGATCACACTAAGACCGGAGGGCACAGCCAGCGTTGCGAGAGCCTTTATCGAGAATTCTTTCATAAATCTGGGTTCTCCAGTGAAGCTCTTCTACATGGGACCAATGTTCCGTTACGAAAAACCCCAGGCAGGCAGGCTCAGGCAATTTCACCAGTTCGGAGCGGAGATACTTGGATCGGCCAGTGCCATGGCGGATTTTGAGATAATCGAACTGGCTTGCGAGTTTTTAAAAGAAGTGAAGATAAACAAGACCAAGCTTTTCATAAACTCCATAGGCTGTCCTTCCTGCAGAGCCAGGTACAAAGAAGCCCTGAGGGAGTATTTCCGCGATAAAGTCGATGGAATGTGTGAAGACTGCAGGCGGAGGTTCGACAGCAACGTGTTGAGGTTGCTCGACTGCAAAATCGACAGGGAGCAATCCGAGAACGCTCCGAACATACTTGAGTATCTAGACGAGGAGTGCAGGAAACACTTCGAAGATTTGAAGTGGTATCTTGAAAAGTCCGGAATCGATTACGAGATCGATCCCCATCTGGTGAGAGGACTCGATTACTACAGCCGTACGGCCTTCGAAATAAGGTCTCCCTCACTTGGCAGTCAGGATCAGATAGTAGGTGGTGGAAGGTACGACGGGCTCGTCGAAGTGATTGGAGGCAAGAGCTGTCCCGCAGTGGGCTTTGCAACAGGTATTGAAAGGATAGTCATGCTCCTCAAAGCCGAAAAGGTTAACATCCAGACCGATAGAAATTCAGAAGTCGCCATTCTTGCCGTCGGCAGAGAGGGATCTTTGAGAGGATTCGAGTACGCGAGAAGACTCAGAAAAGCCGGTATCTCCACTTATGTTGATGTAATGGAGAGAAATATGAGAAATCAGATGAAACACGCCGCCAGGATAGGGGCCAAAATTTCGGTTATCATAGGCGATGAGGAACTCGAAAAGGATCTCGTGACGGTGAAGATAATGCTGGATGGTTCTCAGTATCAGGTTGACGGAGATTACATGGTCGACTATATTATCGATAAACTGAGAGATATATAG
- a CDS encoding DUF4912 domain-containing protein, producing the protein MKKEEIGSFLKTDPSIQEMRRYAKMLGVHLKRTMGKKDIARALSKISDKDVPVSSQTVVTVPSESKRPSKPVNVDLPRTYFADSITLHPVNPYWVYIKWDFSKETRERLNELGNNLFVRVSDITNIIYDGKNANRYKEAKILSEEGNWYFQVDFPDADYIAEIGYYTGGLFVGVMKSKIVRTPRNTPRFVDQETWVDLSKGSKKEVKVSTEATGVSPSIRSSGPLDNPSSEEFIKSISKSRSGR; encoded by the coding sequence ATGAAAAAAGAAGAAATCGGTTCTTTTTTAAAGACCGATCCGTCGATTCAGGAAATGCGAAGATACGCGAAGATGCTCGGTGTTCATCTTAAGAGAACCATGGGCAAAAAGGATATCGCAAGAGCGCTGTCGAAAATCTCGGATAAAGATGTGCCGGTGAGCAGTCAGACAGTTGTAACGGTTCCTTCGGAAAGCAAAAGACCTTCCAAGCCTGTAAACGTTGATCTTCCCAGGACTTATTTCGCCGATTCGATTACTCTACATCCGGTAAATCCTTACTGGGTATATATAAAATGGGATTTTTCTAAAGAGACCAGAGAACGTCTAAATGAACTCGGAAACAATCTCTTTGTAAGAGTTAGCGACATCACCAACATAATCTACGATGGAAAGAACGCAAACAGGTATAAAGAGGCGAAGATCCTGTCTGAGGAAGGTAACTGGTACTTTCAAGTGGATTTTCCCGATGCCGACTACATAGCGGAGATAGGGTATTATACCGGAGGGCTTTTTGTGGGTGTCATGAAATCAAAAATCGTCCGGACCCCAAGGAACACTCCGCGATTTGTCGATCAAGAGACCTGGGTGGATCTATCTAAAGGTTCTAAAAAGGAAGTAAAAGTTTCGACCGAAGCGACAGGGGTTTCTCCATCGATCAGATCGTCTGGTCCATTGGACAATCCCTCTTCCGAAGAATTCATCAAGAGCATATCCAAGTCTCGAAGTGGGAGATGA
- a CDS encoding glycoside hydrolase family 57 protein produces MRKGKFILMLHAHLPFINHPDFPSFMEERWLFEAITETYIPLIRAFNRLKNDGINFRVSMSITPPLMEMFANADLQKKYLKYLDLSIELAEKEIERTISENPASHRLAKHYLKELEETKSVYLRCNGDLSGEFAQLQETGNLEIVTCNATHGFLPLMTQYPEAVNAQIGVGVDTYKRHMGKPPKGIWLAECGYVPGIDSYLREWGLSFFFVDSHGLWYGDPAPRYGVYRPVMTPEGVFVFARDPESSQQVWSAEVGYPGDSRYREFYRDVGFDREEDYIRPYIDPSGERCNTGIKYYRITGKDVSLNEKSYYDFEEAKKATREHAKDFASRKREQIKRLSEQFDGVSPVIVAPFDAELFGHWWYEGPIFIEELFRELNGDDTVICATPPEVIDSMGEVQCVTPNISTWGANGYNEVWLNGRNDWIYRHLDEGIRRMIELARKYKKTEDKLKIRALNQMARELLLAQSSDWAFIITTNTTVEYAVNRTKTHINRLLTLYGEIESNTIDEERLKTLEWIDGIFSSIDFRVYSRQVG; encoded by the coding sequence ATGAGAAAAGGTAAATTCATATTGATGCTTCATGCCCATCTTCCCTTCATAAATCATCCGGACTTTCCGAGCTTCATGGAAGAACGCTGGCTTTTCGAGGCGATAACGGAGACTTATATCCCGCTAATTCGGGCTTTCAATCGCTTGAAGAACGACGGTATCAACTTCAGGGTGAGCATGAGTATAACTCCTCCACTGATGGAAATGTTCGCCAACGCGGATTTGCAAAAGAAGTACCTCAAGTATCTCGATTTATCAATAGAACTTGCCGAGAAGGAGATCGAGCGAACAATCTCAGAAAACCCCGCCAGCCACAGGCTGGCGAAACATTATCTCAAAGAACTCGAAGAAACCAAGTCGGTATATCTACGCTGCAACGGCGACCTTTCGGGGGAGTTTGCTCAACTTCAGGAGACGGGCAACCTTGAAATCGTTACCTGCAACGCCACACATGGTTTTCTTCCCCTAATGACACAGTACCCGGAAGCCGTGAACGCTCAGATCGGAGTGGGAGTGGATACCTACAAAAGGCACATGGGTAAGCCTCCAAAAGGAATCTGGCTGGCAGAGTGCGGTTACGTTCCAGGAATAGATTCTTACTTGAGAGAGTGGGGCCTCTCATTCTTCTTCGTGGATTCACACGGGCTGTGGTATGGAGATCCCGCTCCAAGATACGGTGTGTATAGACCTGTCATGACTCCAGAGGGCGTGTTTGTCTTTGCAAGAGATCCGGAGTCAAGCCAACAGGTGTGGAGCGCAGAAGTCGGGTACCCCGGAGATTCCAGATACAGAGAGTTCTATAGAGATGTTGGGTTCGATAGAGAAGAGGATTACATAAGACCCTACATAGACCCCAGCGGTGAGCGATGCAACACAGGTATCAAGTACTACAGAATAACGGGCAAGGATGTTTCTTTGAATGAAAAGAGCTATTACGATTTCGAAGAAGCTAAGAAGGCCACCAGGGAACACGCTAAAGACTTCGCAAGCAGAAAGCGTGAGCAGATCAAGAGACTTTCCGAGCAGTTCGATGGTGTGAGCCCCGTAATTGTCGCTCCTTTTGACGCTGAGCTTTTCGGTCACTGGTGGTACGAAGGACCGATCTTCATAGAGGAGCTTTTCAGAGAATTGAACGGAGACGATACCGTGATCTGCGCGACACCGCCGGAGGTAATCGATTCGATGGGCGAAGTCCAGTGCGTCACACCAAACATCTCCACGTGGGGCGCAAACGGTTATAACGAAGTGTGGCTGAACGGAAGAAACGACTGGATTTACAGGCATCTCGATGAAGGTATCAGAAGAATGATCGAACTCGCAAGGAAATACAAAAAAACGGAAGACAAACTCAAAATAAGGGCTTTGAATCAGATGGCCAGAGAATTGCTCCTGGCGCAATCGAGCGATTGGGCTTTCATAATAACAACCAATACAACTGTTGAGTATGCCGTTAACCGTACTAAGACGCATATAAATAGACTTCTCACTCTTTATGGAGAAATAGAGTCGAATACCATAGATGAAGAGAGACTCAAAACACTGGAATGGATAGACGGTATCTTCTCTTCGATCGACTTCAGAGTCTACTCCAGGCAGGTTGGTTAG